A region of Vigna radiata var. radiata cultivar VC1973A chromosome 10, Vradiata_ver6, whole genome shotgun sequence DNA encodes the following proteins:
- the LOC106776075 gene encoding probable ubiquitin-like-specific protease 2A isoform X2 yields MTRRPRSSSSSFSTKKFDVFEFNEEDHSIEKVSKRILRKFQNPSKSRSSSITKYDFLQAFASGSNCRPVSIDITADHIDLDDEQEEVTRCSVEKLADQPLEVVDDDDGREHDDGYDREKIDTQSSIDTPLPLSADKEISGCGDFVESDFDWKNQSLGVASDDDDDASQMSSSSTSSSNPPEDEVDFRDQLVEHDDSAAFVINVEEKVVDVIPDFIQFEDLYSTRSQLTFSCNSLKLEGSTSNGTRETLKIEWPTEDIIKIESCWFENIETALINLLLKSKDYSEAGNTNQNPVYADFKLLKFAVYDSFWYKAEEAIKLLDTRYTDIWSTLFDINVDNSGNISALGQHYFFSQNRYFPNFDEAFDEVIYPKGEPDAVSISKRDVELLQPQTFINDTIIDFYIKYLKNKLPTDEQDRFHFFNSFFFRKLADLDKDPASACDGRAAFQRVRKWTRKVNLFEKDYILIPINYSFHWSLIAICHPGEVTCYQGKIFPFSYSSIVIRTILLLYLFDCIVDEEMNESSKIPCILHMDSLQGTHKGLKNIFQSYLCEEWKERHGNVVDDVSSKFLHMRFISLELPQQDNLYDCGLFLLHYVERFLEEAPVNFNPFMITKFSDFLSSNWFPPPEASLKRSHIQNLIYDIFENNSLQARPTDCLDKGLPSEDPAIVVQTKVEEDSLTGCSYSDLWCVKSPLNSSTELETADIQYPTASPGRVSPCMGGPAVVSKDWRVISRSDCLQMSACHKRGFLSPLKEIDECSEETAVSVEREKSQLVYDFPSTSYVRKDHGASESSEHGLSVNFMKAVDDHSLSRTCARLSSFPLNTSTHENQLLKKIDESKVEDKTVVDYPSTSGEELTDYVVPDSPAANDADKRSLEEDTIVNKEKAVTFESDEDAKRPNPMNAYVIPDSPEADDGHDADMIIIVDSPSSFREYEPDAKRPKLMNQDGAPRRMLTRRMLKGACVL; encoded by the exons ATGACTCGGCGCCCAcgatcatcttcatcttctttctcaacCAAGAAATTCGACGTGTTCGAATTCAATGAAGAAGACCACAGCATCGAGAAGGTCTCTAAGAGGATTCTCCGCAAGTTCCAAAACCCTAGCAAGTCTCGCTCTTCCTCCATCACCAAATATGATTTCCTCCAAGCCT TTGCGAGCGGTTCAAATTGCAGACCTGTATCCATTGACATTACTGCCGATCATATTGACCTCGATGATGAACAAG AAGAAGTGACACGGTGCTCAGTGGAGAAACTTGCTGACCAACCGTTAGAGGTTGTTGATGACGATGATGGCCGTGAACACGATGATGGTTATGATCGAGAAAAAATTGATACTCAGTCTTCGATAGACACGCCGCTACCACTCTCTGCTGATAAAGAGATTTCCGGCTGCGGTGATTTTGTTGAAAGCGATTTTGACTGGAAA AACCAGTCACTTGGCGTGGCTTCAGATGACGACGACGACGCTAGTCAAATGAGTTCTTCTTCTACTTCGTCTTCAAATCCACCTGAAGATGAAG TTGACTTCAGAGACCAGCTAGTGGAGCATGACGATTCGGCTGCATTTGTAATT AATGTCGAAGAAAAGGTGGTTGATGTCATCCCTGATTTTATTCAATTCGAGGATTTGTATTCCACTAGGTCCCAGTTAACATTCTCATGCAACTCCTTGAAACTTGAAGGCTCAACAAGTAATGGAACTAGGGAAACTCTTAAAATTGAGTGGCCGACTGAAGATAtcataaaaattgaatcatGTTGGTTTGAAAAT aTTGAAACAGCCTTGATCAACCTTCTTCTCAAATCAAAAGATTATAGTGAAGCTGGAAATACAAATCAAAATCCAG TTTATGCAGATTTTAAGCTGTTAAAGTTTGCAGTCTATGATTCCTTTTGGTACAAGGCAGAAGAAGCAATCAAACTATTGGACACAAGATATACAGATATATGGAGTACACTTTTTGA CATTAATGTTGATAACAGTGGAAATATTTCTGCATTGGGGCAGCACTACTTTTTCTCTCAGAACCGCTATTTCCCCAA TTTTGATGAGGCTTTTGATGAAGTTATTTATCCAAAGGGGGAGCCTGATGCTGTTTCTATTAGTAAGAGAGATGTTGAGCTTTTACAGCCGCAGACATTCATTAATGATACCATCATTGACTTTTATATCAA gtatttgaaaaataaactcCCTACTGATGAACAGGACCGGTTTCACTTTTTCAATAGCTTCTTCTTTCGCAAGCTGGCTGATTTAGACAAAGATCCAGCAAGTGCTTGTGATGGTAGAGCAGCATTTCAGCGTGTACGCAAATGGACAAGGAAAGTGAACCTTTTTGAAAAGGATTATATCTTGATTCCCATAAACTATAG TTTTCACTGGAGTTTGATCGCCATTTGTCATCCCGGTGAAGTGACATGCTACCAAGGCAAGATCTTTCCTTTCAGTTATTCATCTATTGTTATTCGCACAATTTTACTATTGTATTTATTTGATTGTATTGTAGATGAAGAAATGAACGAATCTTCCAAAATACCTTGCATCTTGCACATGGATTCCCTACAAGGAACCCATAAAGGTCTgaagaatatttttcaaag TTACCTCTGTGAAGAATGGAAAGAGAGGCACGGTAATGTGGTGGATGATGTTTCTTCAAAATTTCTTCATATGAGATTCATCTCACTTGAG CTGCCTCAGCAGGATAATTTATACGACTGTGGCCTCTTTTTGCTCCATTACGTGGAACGTTTTCTGGAAGAAGCTCCTGTAAACTTTAACCCTTTTATGATTACGAAGTTCTCTGACTTT TTGAGCAGTAATTGGTTCCCTCCACCAGAGGCTTCTCTGAAACGATCTCACATACAGAACctaatttatgatatatttgaaaataattcttTGCAAGCACGTCCTACCGATTGCCTTGACAAAGGTCTTCCTTCTGAAGACCCTGCCATTGTTGTCCAGACGAAAGTGGAAGAAGATTCCCTTACGGGTTGCAGCTATTCAGATTTATGGTGTGTAAAAAGTCCTTTAAATTCCTCTACTGAACTAGAGACTGCTGATATTCAGTATCCAACGGCTTCACCCGGAAGAGTTTCACCGTGTATGGGAGGACCTGCAGTTGTTTCCAAGGACTGGCGAGTAATTTCACGTTCTGATTGTCTGCAGATGTCGGCATGTCACAAGAGGGGCTTCTTGTCACCATTAAAA GAAATTGATGAATGTAGTGAGGAAACTGCTGTATCAGTAGAGAGGGAGAAATCCCAATTGGTATATGATTTTCCATCCACATCATATGTCAGAAAAGATCACGGAGCATCAGAATCATCGGAGCATGGACTTTCTGTAAATTTTATGAAAGCTGTTGATGACCATTCTCTGTCAAGAACATGTGCTAGATTATCCTCGTTCCCATTGAATACAAGTACTCATGAAAACCAGCTTCTTAAGAAAATTGACGAGTCAAAAGTTGAAGACAAGACAGTAGTTGATTATCCATCGACCTCTGGTGAGGAGCTTACGGACTATGTTGTTCCGGATTCTCCAGCGGCAAATGATGCTGAC AAGAGGAGTCTTGAAGAGGATACGATAGTTAACAAGGAAAAGGCAGTGACATTTGAATCTGATGAAGATGCCAAAAGGCCAAATCCTATGAATGCATACGTTATTCCGGATTCTCCGGAGGCAGACGATGGGCATGATGCTGATATGATTATTATCGTTGACTCTCCTTCCTCATTCCGTGAATATGAACCAGATGCCAAAAGGCCAAAGCTTATGAACCAAGATGGTGCTCCAAGGCGCATGCTCACCAGAAGAATGCTAAAAGGAGCTTGTGTGTTATAG
- the LOC106776075 gene encoding probable ubiquitin-like-specific protease 2A isoform X3 has product MTRRPRSSSSSFSTKKFDVFEFNEEDHSIEKVSKRILRKFQNPSKSRSSSITKYDFLQAFASGSNCRPVSIDITADHIDLDDEQEEEVTRCSVEKLADQPLEVVDDDDGREHDDGYDREKIDTQSSIDTPLPLSADKEISGCGDFVESDFDWKNQSLGVASDDDDDASQMSSSSTSSSNPPEDEVDFRDQLVEHDDSAAFVINVEEKVVDVIPDFIQFEDLYSTRSQLTFSCNSLKLEGSTSNGTRETLKIEWPTEDIIKIESCWFENIETALINLLLKSKDYSEAGNTNQNPDFKLLKFAVYDSFWYKAEEAIKLLDTRYTDIWSTLFDINVDNSGNISALGQHYFFSQNRYFPNFDEAFDEVIYPKGEPDAVSISKRDVELLQPQTFINDTIIDFYIKYLKNKLPTDEQDRFHFFNSFFFRKLADLDKDPASACDGRAAFQRVRKWTRKVNLFEKDYILIPINYSFHWSLIAICHPGEVTCYQGKIFPFSYSSIVIRTILLLYLFDCIVDEEMNESSKIPCILHMDSLQGTHKGLKNIFQSYLCEEWKERHGNVVDDVSSKFLHMRFISLELPQQDNLYDCGLFLLHYVERFLEEAPVNFNPFMITKFSDFLSSNWFPPPEASLKRSHIQNLIYDIFENNSLQARPTDCLDKGLPSEDPAIVVQTKVEEDSLTGCSYSDLWCVKSPLNSSTELETADIQYPTASPGRVSPCMGGPAVVSKDWRVISRSDCLQMSACHKRGFLSPLKEIDECSEETAVSVEREKSQLVYDFPSTSYVRKDHGASESSEHGLSVNFMKAVDDHSLSRTCARLSSFPLNTSTHENQLLKKIDESKVEDKTVVDYPSTSGEELTDYVVPDSPAANDADKRSLEEDTIVNKEKAVTFESDEDAKRPNPMNAYVIPDSPEADDGHDADMIIIVDSPSSFREYEPDAKRPKLMNQDGAPRRMLTRRMLKGACVL; this is encoded by the exons ATGACTCGGCGCCCAcgatcatcttcatcttctttctcaacCAAGAAATTCGACGTGTTCGAATTCAATGAAGAAGACCACAGCATCGAGAAGGTCTCTAAGAGGATTCTCCGCAAGTTCCAAAACCCTAGCAAGTCTCGCTCTTCCTCCATCACCAAATATGATTTCCTCCAAGCCT TTGCGAGCGGTTCAAATTGCAGACCTGTATCCATTGACATTACTGCCGATCATATTGACCTCGATGATGAACAAG AAGAAGAAGTGACACGGTGCTCAGTGGAGAAACTTGCTGACCAACCGTTAGAGGTTGTTGATGACGATGATGGCCGTGAACACGATGATGGTTATGATCGAGAAAAAATTGATACTCAGTCTTCGATAGACACGCCGCTACCACTCTCTGCTGATAAAGAGATTTCCGGCTGCGGTGATTTTGTTGAAAGCGATTTTGACTGGAAA AACCAGTCACTTGGCGTGGCTTCAGATGACGACGACGACGCTAGTCAAATGAGTTCTTCTTCTACTTCGTCTTCAAATCCACCTGAAGATGAAG TTGACTTCAGAGACCAGCTAGTGGAGCATGACGATTCGGCTGCATTTGTAATT AATGTCGAAGAAAAGGTGGTTGATGTCATCCCTGATTTTATTCAATTCGAGGATTTGTATTCCACTAGGTCCCAGTTAACATTCTCATGCAACTCCTTGAAACTTGAAGGCTCAACAAGTAATGGAACTAGGGAAACTCTTAAAATTGAGTGGCCGACTGAAGATAtcataaaaattgaatcatGTTGGTTTGAAAAT aTTGAAACAGCCTTGATCAACCTTCTTCTCAAATCAAAAGATTATAGTGAAGCTGGAAATACAAATCAAAATCCAG ATTTTAAGCTGTTAAAGTTTGCAGTCTATGATTCCTTTTGGTACAAGGCAGAAGAAGCAATCAAACTATTGGACACAAGATATACAGATATATGGAGTACACTTTTTGA CATTAATGTTGATAACAGTGGAAATATTTCTGCATTGGGGCAGCACTACTTTTTCTCTCAGAACCGCTATTTCCCCAA TTTTGATGAGGCTTTTGATGAAGTTATTTATCCAAAGGGGGAGCCTGATGCTGTTTCTATTAGTAAGAGAGATGTTGAGCTTTTACAGCCGCAGACATTCATTAATGATACCATCATTGACTTTTATATCAA gtatttgaaaaataaactcCCTACTGATGAACAGGACCGGTTTCACTTTTTCAATAGCTTCTTCTTTCGCAAGCTGGCTGATTTAGACAAAGATCCAGCAAGTGCTTGTGATGGTAGAGCAGCATTTCAGCGTGTACGCAAATGGACAAGGAAAGTGAACCTTTTTGAAAAGGATTATATCTTGATTCCCATAAACTATAG TTTTCACTGGAGTTTGATCGCCATTTGTCATCCCGGTGAAGTGACATGCTACCAAGGCAAGATCTTTCCTTTCAGTTATTCATCTATTGTTATTCGCACAATTTTACTATTGTATTTATTTGATTGTATTGTAGATGAAGAAATGAACGAATCTTCCAAAATACCTTGCATCTTGCACATGGATTCCCTACAAGGAACCCATAAAGGTCTgaagaatatttttcaaag TTACCTCTGTGAAGAATGGAAAGAGAGGCACGGTAATGTGGTGGATGATGTTTCTTCAAAATTTCTTCATATGAGATTCATCTCACTTGAG CTGCCTCAGCAGGATAATTTATACGACTGTGGCCTCTTTTTGCTCCATTACGTGGAACGTTTTCTGGAAGAAGCTCCTGTAAACTTTAACCCTTTTATGATTACGAAGTTCTCTGACTTT TTGAGCAGTAATTGGTTCCCTCCACCAGAGGCTTCTCTGAAACGATCTCACATACAGAACctaatttatgatatatttgaaaataattcttTGCAAGCACGTCCTACCGATTGCCTTGACAAAGGTCTTCCTTCTGAAGACCCTGCCATTGTTGTCCAGACGAAAGTGGAAGAAGATTCCCTTACGGGTTGCAGCTATTCAGATTTATGGTGTGTAAAAAGTCCTTTAAATTCCTCTACTGAACTAGAGACTGCTGATATTCAGTATCCAACGGCTTCACCCGGAAGAGTTTCACCGTGTATGGGAGGACCTGCAGTTGTTTCCAAGGACTGGCGAGTAATTTCACGTTCTGATTGTCTGCAGATGTCGGCATGTCACAAGAGGGGCTTCTTGTCACCATTAAAA GAAATTGATGAATGTAGTGAGGAAACTGCTGTATCAGTAGAGAGGGAGAAATCCCAATTGGTATATGATTTTCCATCCACATCATATGTCAGAAAAGATCACGGAGCATCAGAATCATCGGAGCATGGACTTTCTGTAAATTTTATGAAAGCTGTTGATGACCATTCTCTGTCAAGAACATGTGCTAGATTATCCTCGTTCCCATTGAATACAAGTACTCATGAAAACCAGCTTCTTAAGAAAATTGACGAGTCAAAAGTTGAAGACAAGACAGTAGTTGATTATCCATCGACCTCTGGTGAGGAGCTTACGGACTATGTTGTTCCGGATTCTCCAGCGGCAAATGATGCTGAC AAGAGGAGTCTTGAAGAGGATACGATAGTTAACAAGGAAAAGGCAGTGACATTTGAATCTGATGAAGATGCCAAAAGGCCAAATCCTATGAATGCATACGTTATTCCGGATTCTCCGGAGGCAGACGATGGGCATGATGCTGATATGATTATTATCGTTGACTCTCCTTCCTCATTCCGTGAATATGAACCAGATGCCAAAAGGCCAAAGCTTATGAACCAAGATGGTGCTCCAAGGCGCATGCTCACCAGAAGAATGCTAAAAGGAGCTTGTGTGTTATAG
- the LOC106776075 gene encoding probable ubiquitin-like-specific protease 2A isoform X1, with amino-acid sequence MTRRPRSSSSSFSTKKFDVFEFNEEDHSIEKVSKRILRKFQNPSKSRSSSITKYDFLQAFASGSNCRPVSIDITADHIDLDDEQEEEVTRCSVEKLADQPLEVVDDDDGREHDDGYDREKIDTQSSIDTPLPLSADKEISGCGDFVESDFDWKNQSLGVASDDDDDASQMSSSSTSSSNPPEDEVDFRDQLVEHDDSAAFVINVEEKVVDVIPDFIQFEDLYSTRSQLTFSCNSLKLEGSTSNGTRETLKIEWPTEDIIKIESCWFENIETALINLLLKSKDYSEAGNTNQNPVYADFKLLKFAVYDSFWYKAEEAIKLLDTRYTDIWSTLFDINVDNSGNISALGQHYFFSQNRYFPNFDEAFDEVIYPKGEPDAVSISKRDVELLQPQTFINDTIIDFYIKYLKNKLPTDEQDRFHFFNSFFFRKLADLDKDPASACDGRAAFQRVRKWTRKVNLFEKDYILIPINYSFHWSLIAICHPGEVTCYQGKIFPFSYSSIVIRTILLLYLFDCIVDEEMNESSKIPCILHMDSLQGTHKGLKNIFQSYLCEEWKERHGNVVDDVSSKFLHMRFISLELPQQDNLYDCGLFLLHYVERFLEEAPVNFNPFMITKFSDFLSSNWFPPPEASLKRSHIQNLIYDIFENNSLQARPTDCLDKGLPSEDPAIVVQTKVEEDSLTGCSYSDLWCVKSPLNSSTELETADIQYPTASPGRVSPCMGGPAVVSKDWRVISRSDCLQMSACHKRGFLSPLKEIDECSEETAVSVEREKSQLVYDFPSTSYVRKDHGASESSEHGLSVNFMKAVDDHSLSRTCARLSSFPLNTSTHENQLLKKIDESKVEDKTVVDYPSTSGEELTDYVVPDSPAANDADKRSLEEDTIVNKEKAVTFESDEDAKRPNPMNAYVIPDSPEADDGHDADMIIIVDSPSSFREYEPDAKRPKLMNQDGAPRRMLTRRMLKGACVL; translated from the exons ATGACTCGGCGCCCAcgatcatcttcatcttctttctcaacCAAGAAATTCGACGTGTTCGAATTCAATGAAGAAGACCACAGCATCGAGAAGGTCTCTAAGAGGATTCTCCGCAAGTTCCAAAACCCTAGCAAGTCTCGCTCTTCCTCCATCACCAAATATGATTTCCTCCAAGCCT TTGCGAGCGGTTCAAATTGCAGACCTGTATCCATTGACATTACTGCCGATCATATTGACCTCGATGATGAACAAG AAGAAGAAGTGACACGGTGCTCAGTGGAGAAACTTGCTGACCAACCGTTAGAGGTTGTTGATGACGATGATGGCCGTGAACACGATGATGGTTATGATCGAGAAAAAATTGATACTCAGTCTTCGATAGACACGCCGCTACCACTCTCTGCTGATAAAGAGATTTCCGGCTGCGGTGATTTTGTTGAAAGCGATTTTGACTGGAAA AACCAGTCACTTGGCGTGGCTTCAGATGACGACGACGACGCTAGTCAAATGAGTTCTTCTTCTACTTCGTCTTCAAATCCACCTGAAGATGAAG TTGACTTCAGAGACCAGCTAGTGGAGCATGACGATTCGGCTGCATTTGTAATT AATGTCGAAGAAAAGGTGGTTGATGTCATCCCTGATTTTATTCAATTCGAGGATTTGTATTCCACTAGGTCCCAGTTAACATTCTCATGCAACTCCTTGAAACTTGAAGGCTCAACAAGTAATGGAACTAGGGAAACTCTTAAAATTGAGTGGCCGACTGAAGATAtcataaaaattgaatcatGTTGGTTTGAAAAT aTTGAAACAGCCTTGATCAACCTTCTTCTCAAATCAAAAGATTATAGTGAAGCTGGAAATACAAATCAAAATCCAG TTTATGCAGATTTTAAGCTGTTAAAGTTTGCAGTCTATGATTCCTTTTGGTACAAGGCAGAAGAAGCAATCAAACTATTGGACACAAGATATACAGATATATGGAGTACACTTTTTGA CATTAATGTTGATAACAGTGGAAATATTTCTGCATTGGGGCAGCACTACTTTTTCTCTCAGAACCGCTATTTCCCCAA TTTTGATGAGGCTTTTGATGAAGTTATTTATCCAAAGGGGGAGCCTGATGCTGTTTCTATTAGTAAGAGAGATGTTGAGCTTTTACAGCCGCAGACATTCATTAATGATACCATCATTGACTTTTATATCAA gtatttgaaaaataaactcCCTACTGATGAACAGGACCGGTTTCACTTTTTCAATAGCTTCTTCTTTCGCAAGCTGGCTGATTTAGACAAAGATCCAGCAAGTGCTTGTGATGGTAGAGCAGCATTTCAGCGTGTACGCAAATGGACAAGGAAAGTGAACCTTTTTGAAAAGGATTATATCTTGATTCCCATAAACTATAG TTTTCACTGGAGTTTGATCGCCATTTGTCATCCCGGTGAAGTGACATGCTACCAAGGCAAGATCTTTCCTTTCAGTTATTCATCTATTGTTATTCGCACAATTTTACTATTGTATTTATTTGATTGTATTGTAGATGAAGAAATGAACGAATCTTCCAAAATACCTTGCATCTTGCACATGGATTCCCTACAAGGAACCCATAAAGGTCTgaagaatatttttcaaag TTACCTCTGTGAAGAATGGAAAGAGAGGCACGGTAATGTGGTGGATGATGTTTCTTCAAAATTTCTTCATATGAGATTCATCTCACTTGAG CTGCCTCAGCAGGATAATTTATACGACTGTGGCCTCTTTTTGCTCCATTACGTGGAACGTTTTCTGGAAGAAGCTCCTGTAAACTTTAACCCTTTTATGATTACGAAGTTCTCTGACTTT TTGAGCAGTAATTGGTTCCCTCCACCAGAGGCTTCTCTGAAACGATCTCACATACAGAACctaatttatgatatatttgaaaataattcttTGCAAGCACGTCCTACCGATTGCCTTGACAAAGGTCTTCCTTCTGAAGACCCTGCCATTGTTGTCCAGACGAAAGTGGAAGAAGATTCCCTTACGGGTTGCAGCTATTCAGATTTATGGTGTGTAAAAAGTCCTTTAAATTCCTCTACTGAACTAGAGACTGCTGATATTCAGTATCCAACGGCTTCACCCGGAAGAGTTTCACCGTGTATGGGAGGACCTGCAGTTGTTTCCAAGGACTGGCGAGTAATTTCACGTTCTGATTGTCTGCAGATGTCGGCATGTCACAAGAGGGGCTTCTTGTCACCATTAAAA GAAATTGATGAATGTAGTGAGGAAACTGCTGTATCAGTAGAGAGGGAGAAATCCCAATTGGTATATGATTTTCCATCCACATCATATGTCAGAAAAGATCACGGAGCATCAGAATCATCGGAGCATGGACTTTCTGTAAATTTTATGAAAGCTGTTGATGACCATTCTCTGTCAAGAACATGTGCTAGATTATCCTCGTTCCCATTGAATACAAGTACTCATGAAAACCAGCTTCTTAAGAAAATTGACGAGTCAAAAGTTGAAGACAAGACAGTAGTTGATTATCCATCGACCTCTGGTGAGGAGCTTACGGACTATGTTGTTCCGGATTCTCCAGCGGCAAATGATGCTGAC AAGAGGAGTCTTGAAGAGGATACGATAGTTAACAAGGAAAAGGCAGTGACATTTGAATCTGATGAAGATGCCAAAAGGCCAAATCCTATGAATGCATACGTTATTCCGGATTCTCCGGAGGCAGACGATGGGCATGATGCTGATATGATTATTATCGTTGACTCTCCTTCCTCATTCCGTGAATATGAACCAGATGCCAAAAGGCCAAAGCTTATGAACCAAGATGGTGCTCCAAGGCGCATGCTCACCAGAAGAATGCTAAAAGGAGCTTGTGTGTTATAG